A genome region from Musa acuminata AAA Group cultivar baxijiao chromosome BXJ3-5, Cavendish_Baxijiao_AAA, whole genome shotgun sequence includes the following:
- the LOC135638253 gene encoding vacuolar sorting protein 3-like, with the protein MEPLRAKDRLVLEAFAEFDPAKSAGLTSAAPLAIRSLCVFAASDSKTLVYIGTGGGNIILASLDPPSTRGAPSYGTSVGSAKGAAEFLRSATIGVRQIESIHVLSEIGRVLVLSDGSVFLLDLHLLQPARKLSFLKDVTAIARRIPCSEAMSLGPLGDGVSKAEILSPSQKFFQKLGGSIRANGIGPRITESQRGGNSCFIAAAGARKLVLMELLVPGSIDVDSDSRGVSVHLKEIQDIDGVSAMAWLGNSIVLGTSDGYTLFSTTNGISTPLFMLPESSGPPRLKSLWGSKEGLLLVDNVGVVVNASGQPVGGSLIFQYAPDSITEMPSYVIVAKHGRMDLFRRKSGTCVQSVSYAKGGIGQCIVASDDQGKGEVIVVATPYKAICFHRLPAEEQIKHLLRKKKLKEAVCLLEEFESEEEMTKELLSFVHAQVGFLLLFDLHFEEAINHFLLSETMQPPEIFPFIMRDPNRWSHLVPRNRYWGLHPPPVPLEQVIDDGLMAIQRAMFLKKAGVDTAADEVFLLNPPSKADLLELAIKNIIRYLCVSRDWDLNPPVKEGVDTLLMYLYRALNLVDDMEKLASSQNYCIVEELETLLDDSKHLRTLAFLYASKGMCSKALTIWRMLAKNYSTGLWKNPASSDECDSLNSCTDLSSGQQSAANEASKLLQESSDQDLVLEHLEWIADVDQNLAIQVLTSEKRTNQLSPEKVLSSVDPRKVEIHQRYLQWLIEDQDCDDTQFHTLYALSLARTAIETIETGLNYENYDARNQEELNISNTELGKNYGYSVRDRLQLFLQASDLYDPEEVLGVIEDSELWLEKAILYRKMGQETKVLQILAIKLENSEAAEQYCAEIGRNDAYMELLDMYLNPEDGKEPMFKAAVRLLHNRGVLLDPLQVLEKLSPEMPLQLASDTILRMLRAREHHHCQGQIVHNLSRAINLDARMARFEERSRHVQINDESICDSCRSRLGTKLFAMYPDDSVVCYKCYRRLGESTSARGRNFKQDVIFKSGWLVSR; encoded by the exons ATGGAGCCCCTCCGAGCCAAGGATCGGTTGGTCCTCGAGGCCTTCGCCGAGTTCGATCCCGCCAAGTCCGCCGGGCTAACCTCGGCGGCTCCCCTCGCGATCCGGTCCCTCTGCGTCTTCGCCGCCTCTGATTCCAAAACCCTTGTCTACATCGGCACCGGCGGCGGAAACATCATCTTGGCCTCCCTGGATCCCCCTTCGACCCGGGGAGCCCCGTCGTATGGAACCAGCGTTGGTTCCGCCAAAGGTGCTGCGGAATTTCTACGATCGGCGACGATCGGCGTTCGTCAGATCGAATCGATTCACGTTCTCTCTGAGATCGGGAGGGTCCTCGTGCTCTCAGATGGGTCCGTGTTCTTGCTGGATTTGCACTTGTTGCAGCCTGCGCGGAAATTGAGTTTTCTCAAGGATGTAACGGCGATTGCAAGGAGGATTCCATGTTCCGAGGCGATGAGTTTGGGACCCTTGGGAGATGGGGTGTCCAAAGCCGAGATCTTGAGCCCAAGTCAGAAGTTTTTTCAGAAATTGGGAGGGAGTATCAGGGCGAACGGAATAGGTCCCAGGATTACCGAGTCTCAGAGGGGAGGCAATAGCTGCTTTATTGCGGCTGCAGGAGCGAGAAAATTGGTTCTGATGGAGCTCCTCGTGCCTGGAAGCATTGATGTAGATTCTGACAGCCGTGGTGTTTCAGTACATCTTAAGGAGATTCAGGACATTGATGGCGTCAGTGCAATGGCATGGTTGGGGAATTCCATTGTTCTTGGAACTTCAGATGGTTACACACTATTCTCTACTACTAATGGGATAAGCACCCCACTGTTTATGCTTCCAGAATCTTCGGGGCCACCTCGGCTGAAATCTTTATGGGGAAGTAAGGAGGGTCTGCTGTTGGTTGACAATGTTGGCGTGGTTGTCAATGCCTCTGGGCAGCCTGTTGGCGGGAGTTTGATCTTTCAATATGCACCGGACTCCATCACGGAGATGCCTTCCTATGTGATTGTTGCAAAGCATGGTAGGATGGATTTATTCAGACGGAAGAGTGGTACTTGTGTGCAGTCAGTATCATATGCAAAGGGAGGCATTGGTCAGTGCATTGTGGCAAGTGATGATCAGGGTAAAGGAGAGGTTATTGTGGTTGCAACACCTTATAAG GCCATTTGTTTTCATAGATTGCCTGCCGAAGAACAGATTAAGCATTTATTGAGAAAGAAGAAACTTAAAGAAGCTGTCTGTTTGTTGGAGGAGTTTGAGTCTGAAGAAGAAATGACAAAGGAACTGCTTTCCTTTGTGCATGCACAAGTAGGCTTCTTGTTGCtttttgatttgcattttgaagAGGCAATCAATCATTTCTTGCTCTCAGAGACCATGCAGCCACCTGAGATATTCCCATTCATTATGCGGGACCCAAATCGCTGGTCGCATCtg GTACCAAGGAACCGGTACTGGGGGCTGCATCCTCCTCCAGTACCTCTTGAGCAAGTAATTGATGATGGACTGATGGCTATCCAGAGAGCTATGTTCTTAAAGAAAGCAGGTGTAGACACTGCTGCTGATGAGGTGTTTCTTTTAAATCCACCCAGCAAAGCTGATCTCTTGGAGTTAGCAATTAAAAATATCATCAG GTATCTATGTGTTTCTCGGGATTGGGATTTAAACCCTCCAGTGAAGGAGGGTGTAGATACTCTTCTGATGTACCTCTATAGAGCACTCAATCTTGTTGATGATATGGAGAAACTTGCTTCATCGCAGAACTACTGCATTGTG GAGGAATTGGAAACACTGTTAGATGATTCAAAGCATTTAAGGACACTAGCATTCTTGTATGCCAGTAAAGGGATGTGCTCAAAAGCTCTCACTATCTGGCGTATGTTGGCCAAAAATTATTCGACCGGGTTATGGAAAAACCCTGCAAGCTCCGATGAATGTGATTCTCTAAATTCTTGTACAGATTTAAGTTCTGGTCAACAAAGTGCTGCTAATGAAGCTTCAAAGCTACTCCAAGAATCTTCTGATCAAGATCTCGTACTGGAACATCTTGAATGG ATTGCAGATGTTGACCAGAATCTTGCAATTCAAGTTTTAACATCAGAGAAAAGGACTAATCAGCTTTCTCCTG AAAAAGTTCTTtcatctgttgatccaagaaagGTTGAGATCCATCAGAG ATATCTGCAATGGTTGATTGAAGATCAAGACTGCGATGACACCCAATTTCATACTTTATATGCTCTTTCTTTAGCCAGAACAGCAATTGAAACAATTGAAACTGGCCTCAATTATGAAAATTATGATGCTAGAAACCAAGAGGAGTTGAATATATCCAACACTGAACTTGGAAAGAACTATGGATATTCGGTCAGGGATAGATTGCAGTTATTTTTACAGGCTTCAGACTTGTATGATCCAGAAGAAGTACTAGGTGTTATAGAAGACTCAGAATTATGGCTGGAAAAG GCAATCCTGTACAGGAAGATGGGACAAGAGACGAAGGTGCTACAGATTCTGGCTAT AAAGCTGGAAAATAGTGAAGCTGCTGAACAATATTGTGCAGAGATTGGTAGAAATGATGCTTATATGGA GTTACTGGATATGTATTTGAATCCAGAAGATGGGAAAGAGCCAATGTTTAAAGCTGCAGTTCGACTTCTTCATAATCGTGGTGTATTACTTGACCCCTTGCAAGTGTTAGAG AAATTGTCACCTGAGATGCCTCTGCAGCTTGCATCAGATACGATATTGAGAATGCTAAGAGCTCGAGAGCATCATCATTGCCAAGGGCAG ATTGTTCATAATCTCTCACGTGCAATAAATCTAGATGCACGGATGGCAAGATTCGAGGAGAGATCAAGGCATGTTCAGATAAATGATGAGAGCATCTGTGATTCTTGCCGCTCACGCCTTGGCACCAAGCTCTTTGCAATGTATCCCGATGATTCGGTTGTCTGTTACAAG TGTTATCGCCGGCTGGGGGAGTCTACGTCAGCTCGTGGCCGTAATTTCAAGCAAGATGTCATCTTCAAATCAGGGTGGCTTGTTAGCAGATAG